One segment of Polaribacter huanghezhanensis DNA contains the following:
- a CDS encoding GSCFA domain-containing protein yields MILQTQIPVAKEKYHPITYDSKILLLGSCFSENIGNKLAYFKFQSTQNPFGILFHPKAIENLITNAINEKEYTENDIFFANERWHSFDVHSNLSSSDKNELLTNLNQQITATNQHLKNASHIIITLGTSWIYRFIEADTIVANCHKIPQKKFLKKLLSVNEITESLDAIIALIKSINQKITILFTVSPVRHLKDGFTQNQQSKSHLISAIHQVVEPKKHTHYFPSYEIMMDELRDYRFYAEDMIHPNKTAINYIWKKFTDSWISNDSKGTMKEVSTIQNGIHHRPFNPNSEEHQQFLEDLQVKVKSLQEKYPFIDL; encoded by the coding sequence ATGATTTTACAAACTCAAATTCCGGTTGCCAAAGAAAAGTACCATCCGATAACTTACGATTCAAAAATCTTGTTATTAGGTTCTTGTTTTTCAGAAAATATCGGCAACAAGTTAGCCTATTTTAAGTTTCAATCAACTCAAAATCCGTTCGGAATTTTATTTCATCCAAAAGCGATTGAAAACTTAATTACAAATGCCATCAACGAAAAAGAATATACAGAAAATGATATTTTCTTTGCAAATGAACGCTGGCATTCTTTTGATGTGCATTCTAATTTAAGTTCTTCTGATAAAAATGAATTGCTTACCAATTTAAATCAACAAATAACAGCAACAAATCAGCACTTAAAAAATGCTTCACACATTATAATTACCTTAGGAACTTCGTGGATTTACAGATTCATAGAAGCCGATACAATTGTTGCAAATTGTCATAAAATTCCGCAAAAAAAATTCTTAAAGAAACTGCTTTCTGTCAATGAAATTACAGAAAGTTTAGATGCAATTATTGCACTTATTAAGTCGATCAATCAGAAAATAACTATTCTTTTTACCGTTTCTCCCGTTCGTCATTTAAAAGACGGATTTACACAAAATCAGCAAAGCAAATCACATTTAATTTCGGCAATTCATCAAGTTGTTGAACCAAAAAAGCACACACATTATTTTCCGAGTTATGAAATTATGATGGACGAATTACGCGATTATCGTTTTTATGCAGAAGACATGATTCATCCAAATAAAACAGCAATTAATTATATCTGGAAAAAGTTTACAGATTCATGGATTTCAAATGATTCCAAAGGAACCATGAAAGAAGTTTCTACAATTCAAAACGGAATACATCATAGACCTTTTAATCCGAATTCTGAGGAACATCAGCAGTTTCTAGAAGACTTACAAGTAAAAGTTAAAAGCTTACAAGAAAAATATCCTTTTATAGATTTGTGA
- a CDS encoding aromatic amino acid hydroxylase, giving the protein MENHLELNEVTKKLPKHLHKFMVKQPYEEYTSQNQAVWRYVMRLNVDYLKRVAHKSYSKGLKKTGISVDSIPYMEGMNRILKEIGWAAVSVDGFIPPNAFMEFQAYNVLVIASDMRTINHIEYTPAPDIIHEAAGHAPIIANPEYAEYLRRFGEIGSKAISSSKDYEMYEAIRLLSILKENPSSYKEEIEAAQNAVEELQNTMGELSEMAQIRNLHWWTVEYGLIGTLDEPKIYGAGLLSSIGESAWCLTDEVKKIPYSLEAANVSFDITKPQPQLFVTPNFAKLSLVLEQFANTMALRKGGLSGVNKLINSKNLGTVELSTGLQISGRFSNVIAFENKPIYIQTIGKTALSNRDKELIGHGIEYHAEGFGSPIGKLKGINIPIENMSPRDLEAYGIYEGKQTTLEFEGGIKVVGKVITGTRDLRGKIQLISFKDCTVTYQNTVLFDPSWGIYDMAVGKEIVSAYAGPASVLSFLDVNKVSEIKTHKINYSNSDKELYALYQKVRDFREQNNISEEYIEEVFGELTNKFPNDWLLVLELYELSVKNDFSIQKRILKKLEELKCNKSYRTLIEKGIVLCKN; this is encoded by the coding sequence ATGGAAAATCATTTAGAATTGAATGAAGTCACCAAAAAACTACCAAAGCATTTACATAAGTTTATGGTAAAACAGCCGTACGAAGAATACACCTCGCAAAACCAAGCAGTTTGGCGTTATGTAATGCGATTGAATGTAGATTATTTAAAACGTGTTGCACATAAATCGTATAGTAAAGGCTTAAAAAAAACAGGAATTTCTGTTGATTCAATTCCGTATATGGAAGGAATGAACAGGATTTTAAAGGAGATTGGTTGGGCTGCTGTTTCTGTTGATGGTTTTATTCCGCCCAATGCTTTTATGGAATTTCAAGCCTATAATGTGTTAGTTATTGCATCAGATATGAGGACTATAAATCATATTGAGTATACACCAGCGCCAGATATTATTCACGAAGCTGCTGGTCATGCACCCATCATTGCAAATCCCGAATATGCAGAATATTTAAGGCGATTTGGAGAAATTGGAAGCAAAGCAATTTCATCATCAAAAGATTATGAAATGTATGAAGCGATTCGGTTGTTATCAATATTAAAAGAAAATCCAAGTAGTTATAAAGAAGAAATTGAAGCAGCTCAAAATGCTGTAGAAGAATTACAGAATACAATGGGGGAATTGTCTGAAATGGCACAAATTAGAAATTTACATTGGTGGACCGTTGAATATGGTTTGATTGGAACACTTGACGAACCAAAAATTTATGGGGCAGGTTTGTTGTCATCAATAGGAGAAAGTGCTTGGTGTTTAACAGATGAGGTAAAAAAGATTCCGTATTCTTTAGAAGCAGCCAATGTTAGTTTTGATATTACCAAACCACAACCGCAATTATTTGTAACTCCAAATTTTGCCAAACTAAGTTTAGTGTTAGAGCAATTTGCAAATACAATGGCATTAAGAAAAGGCGGATTAAGTGGTGTAAATAAACTGATAAATTCTAAAAATTTAGGAACTGTTGAATTGAGTACAGGATTGCAAATTTCTGGTCGTTTTTCTAATGTGATAGCATTTGAGAACAAGCCAATTTATATTCAAACAATTGGAAAAACCGCTTTGTCTAATAGAGATAAAGAATTAATTGGGCACGGAATTGAATATCACGCCGAAGGATTTGGAAGTCCGATAGGGAAACTAAAAGGGATTAATATTCCGATTGAAAACATGAGCCCGAGAGATTTAGAAGCATACGGAATTTACGAAGGAAAACAAACAACTTTAGAATTTGAAGGAGGTATAAAAGTAGTTGGAAAAGTAATTACAGGAACGAGAGATTTACGCGGAAAAATTCAATTAATTTCCTTTAAAGATTGTACAGTTACATATCAAAACACTGTGTTGTTTGATCCTTCTTGGGGAATTTATGACATGGCAGTTGGAAAAGAAATTGTGTCTGCATACGCAGGGCCAGCTTCAGTCCTTTCTTTTTTAGATGTAAATAAGGTTTCAGAAATAAAAACACATAAAATTAACTACTCAAATTCTGATAAAGAGTTATATGCTTTATATCAAAAAGTGAGAGATTTTAGAGAACAAAATAACATTTCAGAAGAATATATAGAAGAGGTGTTTGGCGAATTAACAAATAAGTTCCCAAACGATTGGTTGCTAGTGCTAGAGCTTTACGAACTTTCTGTGAAAAATGATTTTTCTATTCAAAAAAGAATATTAAAGAAGTTAGAAGAATTGAAATGTAACAAAAGCTACAGAACACTTATAGAAAAAGGCATAGTTTTGTGTAAAAATTAA
- a CDS encoding rhodanese-like domain-containing protein, with amino-acid sequence MGLEIKEYLEKGAVVLDVRTKMEWDQGHSNSAKHIVLNLIPLQIEEIKSWNKPVIAVCLSGGRSGQAAQFLKKNGVDVINGGPWQNVDQHL; translated from the coding sequence ATGGGATTAGAAATTAAAGAATATTTAGAAAAGGGCGCAGTTGTTTTAGATGTTAGAACAAAAATGGAATGGGATCAAGGACATTCTAACAGTGCTAAACATATTGTTCTTAATTTAATTCCGTTACAAATAGAAGAAATTAAATCTTGGAATAAACCTGTAATTGCAGTTTGTTTAAGTGGAGGAAGAAGTGGACAAGCAGCTCAATTTTTAAAAAAGAATGGAGTCGACGTTATTAATGGAGGGCCTTGGCAAAATGTAGATCAACATCTTTAA